A window from Lampris incognitus isolate fLamInc1 chromosome 5, fLamInc1.hap2, whole genome shotgun sequence encodes these proteins:
- the hmgb2a gene encoding high mobility group protein B2a, translating into MVREPGKPRGKTSSYAFFVQTCREEHKKKHPGTSVNFAEFSKKCSERWKTMSAKEKVKFEDMAKNDKVRYDQEMKLYVPPKGAKSKKKKKDPNAPKRPPSAFFVFCSAHRPKIKSEHPGISIGDIAKKLGELWAKQSSKDRAPFEAQAAKYKEKYEKDVAAYRAKGGSGKSDPGKRSGPGRPTGKKAEPVDDDDDDDEDDDDDEDDDDDEDDD; encoded by the exons ATGGTGAGGGAGCCGGGCAAACCCCGCGGGAAGACCTCTTCGTACGCCTTCTTTGTGCAGACGTGCCGCGAGGAGCACAAAAAGAAACATCCGGGCACTTCGGTGAACTTCGCGGAGTTCTCCAAGAAGTGCTCCGAGCGATGGAAG ACGATGTCCGCAAAGGAGAAGGTCAAGTTTGAAGACATGGCCAAGAATGACAAAGTCCGGTATGATCAGGAGATGAAGTTGTACGTGCCCCCGAAGGGCGCCaagagcaagaagaagaagaaggacccCAATGCCCCCAAGAGGCCGCC GTCTGCGTTCTTTGTGTTCTGCTCTGCCCACCGTCCCAAGATAAAGAGTGAACACCCCGGCATATCAATCGGCGACATTGCCAAGAAACTGGGTGAGCTCTGGGCCAAGCAGAGTTCCAAAGACAGGGCCCCCTTTGAGGCACAGGCTGCCAAATATAAGGAGAAGTATGAAAAG GACGTTGCCGCCTACCGTGCCAAGGGTGGTTCTGGGAAGAGTGATCCTGGTAAGAGGAGCGGGCCTGGCCGGCCAACTGGTAAGAAAGCGGAACCagttgatgatgacgatgatgacgacgaggatgatgatgatgacgaggatgatgatgatgatgaggacgaTGACTAA